The following is a genomic window from Prevotella sp. E13-17.
TTGCTGCCTCAGTCAACAAGTACTATAACATGTCGTTGGGCACCGTACTGTTCATTCTCGACTTCATGATTGTGGGCTCCTGTCTGTTCATCCCGCAGTTTGGCGACATACTCAACCGCACCCACATGATTGTCTTCGGCTTCTGTACGATGATGATCGAGAACTTCATGCTCGACTATATCTACAACCGTCGCCGCTCGTCGGTGCAGTTTCTCATCTTCTCGGAAAAATGGCAGGAGATAGCCAACGCTATCGGCACACGCATGGACCATGGCGTCACCATCCTCGACGGTCACGGCTGGTATTCGGGCAAGGAACGCAAGGTGCTGTGTATCCTGGCAAAGAAGAACGAGAGCACCGACATGTTCCGTCTGATCAAGATGATAGACCCCCATGCCTTTGTTTCGCAGAGTGCCGTCATCGGCGTCTTCGGCGAAGGTTTCGATGCCATCAAAGTGAAGACACCTGGCAGCACCTCCATTGATCCTACGGCGCCCAAAACCCCAAAACTGAAAGAATAAAATCAATATGAAGATCGTATTTGCCACCAACAACGAGCATAAGCTCAGCGAGATACGTCAGATTATAGACAATAGGGTAGAGATACTCTCACTGAAGGATATAGGCTGCGATGTGGATATTCCAGAGACTGGCGCCACACTCGAAGCCAACGCCCTGCAAAAGGCGCGCTATGTCTATGACCACTACCACATGAGCTGTTTTGCCGACGACACCGGTCTTGAGGTCGAGGCACTCGACGGTGCACCTGGTGTCTTCAGTGCCCGCTATGCCAACACCAAGAATCCTGAAGCAGAAAGTCACGACAGCGAGGCCAACATGACCCAGCTGCTCAAAGATTTAGCAGAAAATAACAATCGCAAGGCACGATTTCGCACCGTCATTGCGTTAATACTAAAAAAGGATGTCTGTCCCTGTGGCTGCACCAGCATTAAACAGGAATATCAGTTCGAGGGCATCGTCGATGGCGAGATCACCCGTGAGCGGAGTGGGGCAGAGGGCTTTGGCTACGATCCCATTTTCCGTCCCGAAGGCTACGACAAGACCTTTGCCGAACTTGGCATGGAGATCAAAAACACCATCAGCCATCGTGCCCGCGCCACCCAGAAGCTGGCAGACTTTCTGCAAAAGGTATAAGATGAGAAGAATCGTTGTTCTATTACTACTCGCCGTGTGCACACTCGTGTCACTACAGGCACAGGTAGGCTCGTGGCAGGCATATATGGCGTATCACGAACCCCAACAGATTGCGAAAGGTGGCAACAACCTCTATGTGCTGGCGTCCAACAGCTTGTATCACTACAACCTCAACGACCAAAGCATCACCACCTATGACAAGGTGACAGGACTCAGCGATACCTATATCACACATATTGCCTGGAACAACGACGCTCACAAGCTCATCATCATCTATCAGAACTCTAATATTGACCTTCTGGATGCCAATGGTAATATCACCAATATTGCGGCACTCTACAAGAAGTCTATGACCGACGATAAGACCATCGACAGCCTGACCATCGATGGCATCTACGCCTATCTCTATGCCCGCTTTGCCATTATCAAGGTCAACATGCAGCGTGGCGAGATCAGCGACACCTATCGTCCCAACCATCCGCAGTATCCCACCTCATTGCCCGTTCTTAAGACAGACGACTACGACACCTACCTGCCCGTGGTCAAGACCCTCCAACCTGGTGGTCCTAAGTACAACTACTTCTACAACATGCAGTTCATAGGCAATCGACTTTACACCGTGGGTGGCTATTACCTCTCCGGGGCCATGGATCTCCATCGACCAGGGACTGCACAGATATTACAAAACGATGAATGGCAAATTTTAGAAGATAATCTTCAGACTATCACGGGCTATTCATATTTAGACAACAACTGTTTTGCTGTTGACCCCTTTAATGAAAACCATATCTTTGTGGGTGGACGATGTGGATTATATGAGTTTCTGGATGGAAAACTATCAAAGTACTATAACAAAGACAATAGTCCGCTGAAGGGAGCTGTTGACCGAGGAAAACAATTAGGTAATTCCTATATACTCATCAACGGACTCAAGTTTGATAAAAATGGAAGTCTCTGGATACTTAATAGTCAAGCCGACCACGTTAATCTATTAGAACTGACAAAAGAAGGAGAGTGGGTTGATCATTATCAGCAGGAACTGACAAATGAGAACAATATAGGATTAACTGGTCTGTCAAATATGATGATAGATAGTCGCGGCTACCTATGGTTTGTCAATTCTAACTGGGAAAAACCTACTGTATTCTGTTATGACATCTGGCTTGACGGACTTAAATCCTATTATTCTTATTCCGTTAATGGTGAGAACTATTTCACCAATCAGGATGGTGTCAGCTACAACGTGTCTTATATCAATGCCATCAGCGAAGACCGCGACCATAACATTTGGTTGGGCACCGCCAAGGGACTCTTCATGATTGCCAGCGACGAAGTAGGGCAATCGAAAGTCACTTTCCAGCAAATCAAAGTGCCACGTAACGACGGCAGCAACTTTGCCGACTACCTGATGAATG
Proteins encoded in this region:
- a CDS encoding non-canonical purine NTP diphosphatase gives rise to the protein MKIVFATNNEHKLSEIRQIIDNRVEILSLKDIGCDVDIPETGATLEANALQKARYVYDHYHMSCFADDTGLEVEALDGAPGVFSARYANTKNPEAESHDSEANMTQLLKDLAENNNRKARFRTVIALILKKDVCPCGCTSIKQEYQFEGIVDGEITRERSGAEGFGYDPIFRPEGYDKTFAELGMEIKNTISHRARATQKLADFLQKV
- a CDS encoding YitT family protein; protein product: MTINHRIIMKEVQDYVVITLGLFLYAFGFTFFLMPYEIVTGGVSGIAAIIEYASGFPNQYTYFLINLALLVVALKILGLKFLMKTIYAIIVLTFLLGLMKELVPRDETGEMVKILGEGQNFMSLIIGCMMTGSALGIVFLNNGSTGGSDIIAASVNKYYNMSLGTVLFILDFMIVGSCLFIPQFGDILNRTHMIVFGFCTMMIENFMLDYIYNRRRSSVQFLIFSEKWQEIANAIGTRMDHGVTILDGHGWYSGKERKVLCILAKKNESTDMFRLIKMIDPHAFVSQSAVIGVFGEGFDAIKVKTPGSTSIDPTAPKTPKLKE
- a CDS encoding two-component regulator propeller domain-containing protein, translated to MRRIVVLLLLAVCTLVSLQAQVGSWQAYMAYHEPQQIAKGGNNLYVLASNSLYHYNLNDQSITTYDKVTGLSDTYITHIAWNNDAHKLIIIYQNSNIDLLDANGNITNIAALYKKSMTDDKTIDSLTIDGIYAYLYARFAIIKVNMQRGEISDTYRPNHPQYPTSLPVLKTDDYDTYLPVVKTLQPGGPKYNYFYNMQFIGNRLYTVGGYYLSGAMDLHRPGTAQILQNDEWQILEDNLQTITGYSYLDNNCFAVDPFNENHIFVGGRCGLYEFLDGKLSKYYNKDNSPLKGAVDRGKQLGNSYILINGLKFDKNGSLWILNSQADHVNLLELTKEGEWVDHYQQELTNENNIGLTGLSNMMIDSRGYLWFVNSNWEKPTVFCYDIWLDGLKSYYSYSVNGENYFTNQDGVSYNVSYINAISEDRDHNIWLGTAKGLFMIASDEVGQSKVTFQQIKVPRNDGSNFADYLMNGVNISCMAIDGSNRKWIGTNGNGVYLISADNMEQIQHFTTENSPLLSNNIESIAIDPNSGKVYFGTFNGLCSYVSDATEPAEEMEKDDVYAYPNPVEPGYTGLITVVGLSFDADVKILSPSGKLVSQGRSNGGTYTWDGCDLHGNRVASGVYMVAVATSDGKSGVVSKIAIVR